The following proteins come from a genomic window of Burkholderia sp. PAMC 26561:
- a CDS encoding DUF4148 domain-containing protein has protein sequence MKLLVCAVVAFVALISVTSFVQSSNAPLTRRQVLEQVIQLEQVGYRASTHDSDYPRDIQAAEAKVWALNASSHSAYRTAAAHASAGVQ, from the coding sequence ATGAAACTGCTCGTCTGCGCCGTTGTAGCCTTTGTCGCGCTTATTTCCGTGACATCGTTTGTGCAATCGTCCAATGCTCCATTGACCCGCAGGCAAGTCCTAGAGCAAGTGATTCAACTTGAGCAGGTGGGATACCGGGCGAGTACCCACGATTCGGACTATCCACGCGATATTCAGGCGGCCGAAGCGAAAGTGTGGGCGCTCAACGCTTCGTCCCATAGCGCATATCGCACGGCCGCTGCGCACGCGTCTGCAGGCGTACAGTGA